A region from the Lolium perenne isolate Kyuss_39 chromosome 4, Kyuss_2.0, whole genome shotgun sequence genome encodes:
- the LOC139839291 gene encoding serine/threonine-protein phosphatase 7 long form homolog: MTSDPMVMYRQYTAELDTLTAEQVEWEPYGSYYHIGAGMADLNHKCTEEARFWRMRCPLICMWLVEHHQPQRVMRQFGLYQECPPVWQDTDKALHR; this comes from the exons atgacgagcgatccaatggtcatgtacaggcagtacactgcggagttggacactcttaccgctgagcag gtggaatgggagccatatggtagctactaccatattggcgcggggatggctgacctcaaccacaagtgcacggaggaggcgcggttctggcgtatgcgctgcccactcatatgcatgtggcttgttgaacaccaccagccgcaaagagtgatgagacagtttgggctgtatcaggagtgcccaccagtgtggcaagacacggacaaggcgcttcataggtaa